The genome window AAGTTACCTCCCTATTTCTAGTtctcttcttatttttcttctctttcacgAGGTAGAAGCTACAAATGGCAGAGGTCCGAACCAAAGCACAGAGTTGTACAACCAGGATCACAGAAGCTACGAAACAGCATGCACAGCATAAACTGAGGATCCATACACACCTCCAAAATAACTGCCATTACTTGGTATTAGCAGctaagcataaaaaaatgaacaccgaggctcaataaaaaaaattcatttccaCGGTAGGTTCACATGGGGCTCTATCAAAATAATTGTTTTCACGGCAGGTCCAGCACAAAGCATTTCTAGTGCAATAGCTCAAACACAAGAAGTACCATAATTTGTGTGTAGTTCCAAAGGGTAAGAGTAAAGGCAATAGAGCTTTAAGAGCTTGGCTTCATGCAAACCaaaggaggaaagaaaaaacCTTCCAGAATTCAGTTAGAAATCCAATTCAAAAGGGAACAGAGCTTTAAGAGCTTGGCTTTCATGCAAACATCAAAGGAGGAAAGGaaacaacttcaaaaattcAGTCATAAATCTAATTCCAAAGGACCCTCCCCTCATAAACAAGCTCAAATTATAAgccaaaattccaaaaataagtTAGTTGCCAATTCGAAAAGAGGAGGTAAAAATAAAGATTTCAATGGAGGCGGCGATGAGTTCTGAATTGAATAAAAGAGGTTTGCAAGCATCAACAGTCAGTGCAGCAGAAAAGGGAAGAACTTTGGTGAGCAAATGTCACCTTAGGGTAAAAAAGACCATCTTTTCTCCTGAGCTTTCGTTTCTACAAGAAAATCCATCACTAGCACAAAACCACCTCATCATCCATATCCAACTAAAATCCACAAGCAACAAAAGGAGCTCAAATTTTTTAGATTCATAGGGAACAAACAGCAGCACCCTACTCTAGTAGTCCAAGAAAGCAAGAGCAGCCCAGTAATCGAATAACGATGACATGAGCACCACAATTCAGAAAAAATTTCACCAGCGAACTgaagcaaagaacaagagataCATGCAAGGAACAAACAAGCAATTCTTTGCTGCCGCAGTCTGCAGCAAGAAGGAAGGAGCATATGGTACGAGGCAAGGCAACAAAATGGAAGGGAAGACCCGAGGGTGTGCTCCTCTCATGGGGAGCAGAGCGTCGGGGCAGGACAGGAGCAGAGCCGATGTTAGCATCGCTTGGCAGGATAGATTCGGCGCGGTGGTGCATTGCTCGTTGGGACAACACCTGGGTTGGTGACGACGTCACTCGGTGGGATAGGTCCGGAGGGCCAGGGGCGGTGTCAGCGACACTCGGATGCACAGGAACACCGTGGATCTGTGTGTCGCCTCCTGGTGAGCAGATGGGAGAGGAGAGAATGGGAGGTGATAGGATGGCGTTCGGGACGAAGCCAACCTGGACAACGTGGTGCGATCGATTTGGGCACACCGCGTCGTACATGATGTTTGGGGAATATTCCACGAATATGGGAAATATTCTCCAAATTTGTATGGCTTGGTTCTAATCAGATGGTTTAATTCAGGCAACCAAACAATAGGATGTGATTATATTCAGTACTGTAAGTACCAGCTGGCACAGGCAAGAAATCATATCTAAGGATTTGTTTGTTTTAGGTGAGGATTCTGAAAATCAGTTTATAGATTATAAATTGTAAAAAGTTGGATGGTAAAAAACTTTTAGATTATGaatttaaaaaactttgatgaGCAGTtcagtaaaatagactttcacgGTCTAGGAAAAGCTAAGAGAAACTAGCTTCTTAGAGGCTGTTTGTTTTGATTTTGAATTATGCCTTTTAGTTTTGACAATTCGAAGTTAAAGCAAACAGATTTGTTTATcatagctttttacaatccattTATTGTATTGTAAAAATCCATGAAGCTGATTTCCCTTACTTTTTCAAAGATTGTAAAAGTTTATTTTACTAAATTGtctaacaaaattttttagaacccataatctaatttttttacaattcaattttttatcaTCTAACTTTTTACTACCCATAATTTATAAACTGTTTTTCGTAATCTTCTGTTAAAATAAACATGAAGCTAGAAAAAAGCTGTGTATTTATTTTAACTTCAGATGTAAAGAGGAAAACCACGATCAAAGCCGAAACAAACAGCCATAAAACCCCTGCGCGCCCAAGCGCGGCGGCGGCAATGGCCTCCACGGCCTGCCTTTGGCTCCCCTTCCTCCCCGCCCGAGCCCGCTCCGCCAACCCggcctccaccgccaccgcctcctcgtccCCCCGCCGCCCCTCCCTCAAATGCAGCGCCGCCAACGCCAACGCCAACGGCAACTCCAACTCCGTCTCCATCTCTCCCGCCTCGCCGCGGGCGACGGTGGCGGACAGCGTCGAGCCCGTGGACATTAATGAACTGCGCCGCCCTCCTGCGCCTGTCTCCATCTCCACCGTCCCCGCCGCCCGTGATCCCCGCTGGCTGCCTCGTAAGTTGCGCGGCAACACCTTTGCTTTAGTCGATTTTGCGTTTGATTATTCACTTGGGCCTGGTGCTACTATCTGATCTGtctgtgatttttttcttctgtactATTGTCAGGGCCGCTCACTAGTGCGGGCATGATGGAGGAGGGGCTCAAGGTTGCTTACCAGGTGCTCGATGAAACGCGCCTCATGTGTGCAGTTTCAGTTTCCTTCGTATTGCCCTCCGTGCTTGTGTGTGTTTTTGGAATAACCTCAATGGGAGTTTCGTTCTGTTGTCTGATTCAGGGTTTCCCTGGAGCGTACAGCGAGGCGGCGGCAAAGAAGGCCTACCCGAATTGCCAGACGGTGCCCTGTGAGCACTTTGATACCGCGTTTCAGGTAGCTTAGCATTGCCTGTTGGAATAGATATTCTAGTTACTTTGCTTTGTTCATGTTGCAGTTTCGGATGACGGACATCAAATTGGAAAGGTTCAATGTTTTGGTCTCATGGAATTTGTTGAGAATTGGAAATACTGACACTGAAGTGGACTGCTCCATTGCTTTATTTGAATTCATTATTATGCAAACAAAAACTCTTTTGTCCAAAGGAACCTATCACTAGCTGACTAGCACATAATATGCATACCATATTGCTTTATCTAAACACAATATCATGCCAGGAAAGATCCCTTGCCCAACAACTATTGTTTTAGCAAATGTTGTTCATACGGATTCAAAGATATTTGCAGAAATGACCAAACATGATGCATCTGCTCTTAAATTCTTTGAGATAGatttttgtctaaaaaatattcattgGAGGTCAATTACACTAAGTACTTGCTATTTGGCACGTTGCAGTAAGTTATTATGCAACAGAATATTCTCTTTCTAAAACTGCTGGTTTTTCGTACATGTGTATAATCAAACAGAAAATACTATAACAATCGGTGCCCATTTTGTTCTATTTTACCTTTCGGACACTAAGATTTTTGATCCATATATATTACTTCCACAGTTTTTTTTCAATACATAGATGAAGGAGTTTGTAGCACAAGCTAATAGACATGACAGAATTTTTCTTTCATGTTCTCCTTTGACAGGCTGTTCAAAACTGGGTAGCTGATAGGGCAGTGCTGCCACTTGAGAATACATTGGGAGGTAGCATACATCGGAACTATGACCTTTTGCTTCAGCATAGGTTGCAcattgttggagaggttcgccTTGCAGTTCGTCATTGCCTGTTAGCCAATCCTGGCGTGAAGATAGAAAACCTGAAAAGTGCCATGAGTCATCCCCAGGTGAGCTGCTTGGATGATCTAGCATTAACATTTTTCCTTACTCTTTTCGTTTTTGGTGGAGGTAACCACAAACACATCATTTTTTAATTCCTAGGCCCTTGCACAATGTGAGCACACATTGACAGAGTTAGGAATTGAACACAGAGAAGCTGTTGATGACACTGCTGTTGCAGCAAAGGTAGACTGATGCTTTCTTCACCTGGAAGATTCACCACCTAATGCAGATATCTTTTGCTCAGTCTTTTTGAGCAACTCTATTCTGATTTTTGGATAAAATGGAATTTTCAGTGAACTCTCTGTTACCAATCATAAACACAATTCTTCTTTCCTAGTTCATTGCAGAGCAAATCCTCCAAGACACAGGTGCTATTGCTAGTTCATTGGCTGCTGAACTGTATGGATTGGAGGTTCTTGGTGAAAATATTCAGGTATAttgattttattattttctaagAGAACATGTTCTGTTCTTTATTCTCAACATTAGCATATCTCTTTCTTTAGGATGACAAAGATAATGTCACCCGCTTTATGATGCTGGCTCGAGAATCCATCATACCTTGCACTGATAAACCATTCAAGGTGCAAATCGCTGTGCAAACCCCTTCGCATGTTCGTTTTAGCTGTCTACTCCCCACTCCCACCTTATAACAACCCCAGTTGACTTGGTGTGTGATCGTTTGATTTTCAGACTAGCATAGTCTTTTCACTTGAAGAAGGACCTGGACAGCTCTTTAAGGCACTTGCTGTTTTCGCACTGAGGGAAATTAATCTCACAAAGGTCTGTCCAACAGCTTTGGCTTGTCACATGCACGCATTTTGTATAATTCACTATCACTGTGCTCTGTTCTTGAATGGATGTGCAGATTGAAAGTCGTCCACACAAGAAAAGACCTCTTCGTGTAGCTGACGGCTGTTCCTCACCCTTAAAGTTAGATGCCAAACCTTTGACCTCCTAATTTTATTCAATCTCGCTTCCCACAGTTCTACATGAATAGGAGTACTACTTGTGCTGTTTATATCTTCTTAACCCATTCGATCCTGGGTTGCACCAGGCACTTCGATTACCTCTTCTATGTCGACCTTGAGGCATCGACGGCTGATCCAAAAACTCAGAACGCTCTTGTAAATTTAAAGGTGCACTTTCTTGGTTGGTACAATCTGGTCAAGTGAACAATGATCATGTTGCTTTATTTGCAGGAGTTTGCAACCTTTTTACAAGTCCTGGGAAGCTATCCTACAGACATGAGCGAACCTTAAATAGCAAGTTAGCAAGTACTTCTGCAAATCACATGCTGGTGAGTAATGTGTATCAGTGTCTGCCTTTTGCTCTTTTTGTGACAATTGCATAGTGTAGGGAAGAAGAGCCCTTTTTTTAGTTTAAAGGGATATCATTTTCTTGGACCTATTTGAATGGGGCTGAACTTGGcaactagggatgaaaacagtCGGAAATGATCGGAAAATGTCCTAAATcactttcactttcacatttgtTCTCGGAATCGAAATCGGAAACGATAATGTCAGAAACGATTACAATATCGGAGATATCGGAAACTTCAAAATGAAGCCATTGGAACGGAAACATGTCGATTACGTTTGGAAACCGATAGTTTATATCAGAAACACCGCCCCGTAGAACATGACTCAAATGGCAAGTGTCCATACAATTGTAGAGATATGTTTAAGTCTTAACTCGACCATACAACGACATAACTCATAACTCGTCCGTTCAACGACACTAGTCTTAACTTGAGTACTCGAATAAGTCTTAAGTCGACCATATAAGATATAATATATTCACACTAGATAATTTATAATCCATTCAATATATTGATACCACAATGCAAAACTATTCCATAAGTAACACAAAATGTACTACAACATGAAAATCACAAAGAACccatctattatattaaaaaatatataaaataactAGGATGTAGCTGGCTATCTTACTATTTTAAGGCCTTGCCTGGTATGGAGTTGAGGCCTATAAAAATTAGAATGGTCTGAGTCTGGAAAAACGGAAATTATTCGGAGTTTACTCGGAAATTTCCGATGAAATATGGTATTTTGAAAATACGGTCGGAAATCAGCCtagattgttttttattttgttttcgtATTCGTCGGTTTGAAATCGGTCCGGTTTTATATAAATTCTAGAGAAGTTGGAAACAATCGGGAAAAGCAAGAAAACGATATCGGTCGGTTCGGGATTTTAccgttccgttttcatccctatggGCAACTTATGTGAATGATGTATTAGGCATTTGGGTGCAGATCTATTCCGTGAGCTTGCTCAGGTCGAGTAGAAGTAGAATACTGAACTCCTATGTTTGAGGCCAAATAAGGGAAACTAAGTTGAGTGGAAACATGTCATGATGAGGTCTTCTAATGTGTTATGCTTGGTTGTGCCCATATTTCTCAAATAAGGTATTGTAGAGAAAAGATAAGGATAACTTAGTAAATtaatcaacaacaacaactaaaCCTTTTGTctcaaacaagttggggtaagCTAGAGATAAAACACCACAAGAgccagaaaagaaaagaaaaagatctcTAGCAATACTCGAAGTATATGCTAATCAGCTAATGGAAACTTTTACTTTGTGCCATGGACTAAGTGGCATGCCTTACCATTATGAGGTTTCCTTTTTACGGATGGCATATAAATACAAGAAATCTGATACACACAGCTGTAAAATTGCATGTTTAGAGCATAGCACCAAGCCACTACTAAATAGTTTAGCTCTATGCAAATTAAAAGTTTGATTATATCATAGAAGTGTTGTTACGGTCTTATGGATTAATTCTGTTAACATGACAGTTTTGCCCTTTTACATAGTGTCATGGGTCAGGCCCATATGGACCTGTTCGGCCAGCCCAACAGAGAGGTGGTGACAGCCAGGGCTAGGGCTGCCACCGACCTCTACCGTGTGTGGAAGGCGCAAGCACCCTAGGGCTGGCCGCCCGCCGCCACGTCGTCATCGAAATCAAGTCATCAAAGTCATTTTTAGATTaggaaataaatatattttaaataggAATTCTATAGATAAGGAATAATTTGGATTTAAACTAGGAAAGAGATCGTAGTTTGCTTGGTAGTCAAGTTGAATCATCTCTATATAATGAGAGGTATTGTATCCTTTGGaattaagaaagaaaaaagaagttgCATCTCTTATCTCTCTCCCTTTCCACTTGTGGGTACTGTTTGGCGACGTGAACAgtatcacgctccaccacctcTAGCCGCACTCCGCCATCTCCCCACCTCCTTACAGCGGCCACCACGGGACGTAAGAAGGATCCCAAGCCACGCCCTACAACCTCCTTCGACTATTATCTCTGCTACCCTCCTCCTACAAATCAGCGCCCACTACACATAGGCATTTTGGGTTTTACTGAAGAATCCTATAAAACTTCTATTAAACAAGGAAACTAACTAGCAGAAGTGGACTAGCATTTGCAGAAGAATTAACTGGCAATTTGTGAACAAGGACAGTTGTGGTCGCACACTAATTTCCCTTTTAAGTCATAGTAGTCACTAAAttattcatttatttttctctcaagGATCTAATTAGTTCTTAAATGTCTTCTAATCCAGGATTAGCAGGAATGGGTTGGATATGGGCAGTTGTTTTCAGAGGCAGTTGACAATTCAGCAACAACTATTAAGCTGATGCTAATTTTTACAGAGCAAAATAAGCATATCTACATTAGAACAGTAGGGAAGCTGCATGCGATTCAGGCATTTGGTTATAATCTTGGGAAGAAAATCACATCTTTTGTGGTGATGTTCTTATATGGAAGGAGGATACCTGAAAGAGCAGTCTTCCTTTATCTCCAGTTATGCAGGAGCTTGTTAAAAAACATATAGAGATCAAAGGGTTGAATATTTGGTCGTTAAAAACGGTTATAGTAGAATAATTTTGTTTGTTATTAGTGATTGGTTCCTTCGATCACCATGTTGCCTAGAAGGTTTCTATGTTTTCATGGAACTGTTCGTCATAGCGGCGAGCAATCTGTTCCCTCTCTGCATGCCATCGTGGTACAGTACTTAAGAATTGATGTTTCCATGTTCATATCATATGAACGCTCTCCAAGTCTTATGGCTGTCATGACATGAAAGGCATAATTTGAACCTCTATTCCTCTGGCGGTACTAATTCGGGCAAACCTGTTGCCAAACTTTCCGTCTGTGGAAGAAAATTTGTGCTCCTTGGTTGGTTGCCTTGATAAGTGCCAGGTCAAATGGGGTTGTTATTTTCTTAATCCTACCAGGTGATTGCCGAGTAGTTGACTGCAGTTTTGTGCCACTACTCTGTAACTCATGTTAAGTATTGGTGCAAACCTGGAGAATATTCTTCTCCGGAGGCATTGTTATGGCATTGGAAATTGGAAACATTCGAGCAGCCACATCTGCTCCTTTCCTTACTATATTATGCTGTTGTGCAAGATCTGGCATGTGCCTACGGTCTCGGATGACTGTCTTGGAAAAGTTTGGTTATTTTTACCAACGGTCAAAGCATATGTCAGAACTTACCATTTCCTGATCATTGTATATTGGTGTCGGCCTCCGCGTATAACATGTCTTTCCAGGGCCAGCCATCAGCATCTATAACAAACCAAAATGACAAGGGCACAGCAATTTGTCTGGTCTAC of Phragmites australis chromosome 3, lpPhrAust1.1, whole genome shotgun sequence contains these proteins:
- the LOC133912238 gene encoding arogenate dehydratase 2-like isoform X1; its protein translation is MASTACLWLPFLPARARSANPASTATASSSPRRPSLKCSAANANANGNSNSVSISPASPRATVADSVEPVDINELRRPPAPVSISTVPAARDPRWLPRPLTSAGMMEEGLKVAYQGFPGAYSEAAAKKAYPNCQTVPFSDDGHQIGKAVQNWVADRAVLPLENTLGGSIHRNYDLLLQHRLHIVGEVRLAVRHCLLANPGVKIENLKSAMSHPQALAQCEHTLTELGIEHREAVDDTAVAAKFIAEQILQDTGAIASSLAAELYGLEVLGENIQDDKDNVTRFMMLARESIIPCTDKPFKTSIVFSLEEGPGQLFKALAVFALREINLTKIESRPHKKRPLRVADGCSSPLKHFDYLFYVDLEASTADPKTQNALVNLKEFATFLQVLGSYPTDMSEP
- the LOC133912238 gene encoding arogenate dehydratase 2-like isoform X3, whose product is MASTACLWLPFLPARARSANPASTATASSSPRRPSLKCSAANANANGNSNSVSISPASPRATVADSVEPVDINELRRPPAPVSISTVPAARDPRWLPRPLTSAGMMEEGLKVAYQGFPGAYSEAAAKKAYPNCQTVPFSDDGHQIGKAVQNWVADRAVLPLENTLGGSIHRNYDLLLQHRLHIVGEVRLAVRHCLLANPGVKIENLKSAMSHPQALAQCEHTLTELGIEHREAVDDTAVAAKFIAEQILQDTGAIASSLAAELYGLEVLGENIQDDKDNVTRFMMLARESIIPCTDKPFKTSIVFSLEEGPGQLFKALAVFALREINLTKIESRPHKKRPLRVADGCSSPLKHFDYLFYVDLEASTADPKTQNALEFATFLQVLGSYPTDMSEP
- the LOC133912238 gene encoding arogenate dehydratase 2-like isoform X4, whose protein sequence is MASTACLWLPFLPARARSANPASTATASSSPRRPSLKCSAANANANGNSNSVSISPASPRATVADSVEPVDINELRRPPAPVSISTVPAARDPRWLPRPLTSAGMMEEGLKVAYQGFPGAYSEAAAKKAYPNCQTVPFSDDGHQIGKAVQNWVADRAVLPLENTLGGSIHRNYDLLLQHRLHIVGEVRLAVRHCLLANPGVKIENLKSAMSHPQALAQCEHTLTELGIEHREAVDDTAVAAKFIAEQILQDTGAIASSLAAELYGLEVLGENIQDDKDNVTRFMMLARESIIPCTDKPFKTSIVFSLEEGPGQLFKALAVFALREINLTKIESRPHKKRPLRVADGCSSPLKSLQPFYKSWEAILQT
- the LOC133912238 gene encoding arogenate dehydratase 2-like isoform X2 produces the protein MASTACLWLPFLPARARSANPASTATASSSPRRPSLKCSAANANANGNSNSVSISPASPRATVADSVEPVDINELRRPPAPVSISTVPAARDPRWLPRPLTSAGMMEEGLKVAYQGFPGAYSEAAAKKAYPNCQTVPCEHFDTAFQAVQNWVADRAVLPLENTLGGSIHRNYDLLLQHRLHIVGEVRLAVRHCLLANPGVKIENLKSAMSHPQALAQCEHTLTELGIEHREAVDDTAVAAKFIAEQILQDTGAIASSLAAELYGLEVLGENIQDDKDNVTRFMMLARESIIPCTDKPFKTSIVFSLEEGPGQLFKALAVFALREINLTKIESRPHKKRPLRVADGCSSPLKHFDYLFYVDLEASTADPKTQNALVNLKEFATFLQVLGSYPTDMSEP